One region of Manis pentadactyla isolate mManPen7 chromosome 9, mManPen7.hap1, whole genome shotgun sequence genomic DNA includes:
- the ANKRD13D gene encoding ankyrin repeat domain-containing protein 13D isoform X6, with protein MAAGQRLCCPGRARARLRLLWPREGKRRTARRPAPAQPRLPARAFRPPSRLRRRCSCHCRGDAGLRWAQLRRGADRRRVARARPETQAGPGRPRRARPPSRDAALRPSMAGPGPTFPLHRLVWANRHRELEAALHSRQHDIEQEDPRGRTPLELAVSLGNLESARVLLRHNANVGKESCQGWAVLQEAVSTGDPEMVQLVLQYRDYQRATQRLAGIPELLNKLRQAPDFYVEMKWEFTSWVPLVSKMCPSDVYRVWKRGESLRVDTSLLGFEHMTWQRGRRSFIFRGQEAGALVMEVDHDRQVVHTETLGLTLQEPEALLAAMRPSEEHVASRLTSPIVSTHLDTRNVAFERNKCGIWGWRSEKMETVSGYEAKVYSATNVELVTRTRTEHLSDQDKSRSKGGKTPFQSFLGMAQQHSSHSGAPVQQAASSTNPTAISPNEYFDPNFNLESRNIGRPIEMSSKVQRFKATLWLSEEHPLSLGDQVTPIIDLMAISNAHFAKLRDFITLRLPPGFPVKIEIPLFHVLNARITFSNLCGCDEPLSSVWVPAPSSGPAVTASGSPFPCEVDPAVFEVPEGYSVLGTERSEPLRDEDDDLLQFAIQQSLLEAGTEAEQVTIWEALTNTRPGTHPPPQATAYEEQLQLERALQESLRTSSEPRGPGSPHRTPLAPAPPSFEEQLRLALELSSQEQEERERRGQQEEEDLQRVLRLSLTEH; from the exons ATGGCCGCTGGGCAACGCCTCTGCTGTCCGGGTCGCGCGCGGGCCCGGCTGCGGTTGCTATGGCCGCGGGAGGGGAAGAGGCGCACAGCCCGACGCCCCGCCCCGGCGCAGCCCCGCCTGCCCGCCCGCGCATTTCGCCCTCCCAGCCGTCTGCGCCGCCGCTGCTCTTGCCACTGCCGCGGGGACGCAGGGCTGCGGTGGGCGCAGCTGAGGCGGGGCGCGGACCGGAGGCGAGTGGCCCGCGCCAGGCCCGAAACCCAGGCGGGGCCGGGCCGCCCCCGTCGCGCCCGCCCTCCCTCCCGGGATGCGGCGCTGAGGCCCAGCATGGCCGGCCCGGGCCCCACCTTCCCGCTGCACCGGCTGGTCTGGGCGAACCGGCACCGCGAACTGGAGGCCGCACTGCACAGCCGCCAG CACGACATTGAACAGGAGGATCCACGGGGGCGCACCCCCCTGGAACTGGCCGTGTCCCTCGGGAACCTGGAGTCCGCTAGAGTCCTGCTTCGACACAATGCCAATGTGGGCAAAGAGAGCTGCCAGGGTTGGGCAG TCCTGCAGGAGGCCGTCAGCACTGGGGACCCTGAGATGGTGCAGCTGGTGCTCCAGTATCGGGACTACCAGAGGGCCACACAGAGGCTGGCTGGAATTCCGGAACTGCTCAACAAGCTCCGCCAG GCCCCTGATTTCTACGTGGAGATGAAGTGGGAGTTCACCAGCTGGG TGCCCCTTGTGTCCAAGATGTGTCCGAGTGACGTGTATCGGGTATGGAAGCGGGGTGAGAGCCTCCGGGTGGACACCAGTCTCCTGGGCTTTGAGCATATGACCTGGCAGCGTGGCCGGAGAAGCTTCATCTTCAGGGGCCAGG AGGCAGGAGCCTTGGTGATGGAAGTGGACCACGACCGGCAGGTGGTGCACACAGAGACACTGGGGCTCACCCTGCAGGAACCAGAAGCACTGCTTGCTGCCATGCGGCCCAGTGAGGAGCATGTGGCCAGTCGCCTCACCTCTCCTATTGTCTCCACCCACCTGGACACTCGTAATGTGGCTTTTGAGAG GAACAAATGTGGTATCTGGGGCTGGCGGTCTGAGAAGATGGAAACCGTTAGCGGCTACGAGGCCAAG GTGTATAGTGCCACCAATGTGGAGCTGGTGACACGCACACGTACGGAGCATCTTTCTGATCAGGACAAGTCGAGGAGCAAAG GGGGGAAGACTCCGTTCCAGTCCTTCCTCGGGATGGCACAGCAGCACTCCTCCCACAGTGGG GCTCCCGTGCAGCAGGCAGCCAGCTCCACCAACCCCACAGCTATTTCCCCCAACGAATACTTCGACCCCAACTTCAACCTGGAGTCGAGGAACATCGGCCGCCCCATTGAAATGTCCAGCAAAGTACAGAG GTTCAAGGCAACACTGTGGCTGAGTGAGGAGCATCCCCTCTCCCTGGGTGACCAGGTGACGCCCATCATTGACCTGATGGCCATCAGCAACGCTCACTTTGCCAAGCTGCGTGACTTCATTACCCTACGCCTCCCGCCTGGCTTCCCAGTCAAGATCG AGATTCCCCTTTTCCACGTGCTAAACGCCCGCATCACCTTCAGCAACCTGTGTGGCTGTGACGAGCCCTTGAGCTCCGTGTGGGTACCGGCCCCCAGCTCTGGCCCTGCTGTCACAGCCTCAG GGAGCCCTTTCCCGTGCGAGGTGGACCCCGCTGTGTTTGAGGTCCCTGAGGGATACAGTGTGCTGGGCACAGAGCGCAGTGAGCCCCTTCGTGATGAAGACGACGATCTGCTGCAGTTTGCCATCCAACAGAGCCTGCTTGAGGCTGGCACAGAGGCGGAGCAG GTGACCATCTGGGAAGCCCTGACCAACACCCGGCCTGgcacccaccctcctccccaaGCCACGGCCTATGAGGAGCAGCTTCAGCTGGAGCG GGCCCTCCAGGAGAGCCTGCGGACGTCCTCGGAGCCCAGGGGCCCGGGATCCCCTCATAGGACACCCCTGGCCCCAGCCCCCCCAAGCTTCGAGGAGCAGCTGCGCCTGGCCCTGGAGTTGTCTTCGCAGGAGCAGGAGGAACGCGAGCGACGggggcagcaggaggaggaggacttGCAGAGGGTCCTGCGGCTCTCGCTCACCGAGCACTGA
- the ANKRD13D gene encoding ankyrin repeat domain-containing protein 13D isoform X5 produces MAAGQRLCCPGRARARLRLLWPREGKRRTARRPAPAQPRLPARAFRPPSRLRRRCSCHCRGDAGLRWAQLRRGADRRRVARARPETQAGPGRPRRARPPSRDAALRPSMAGPGPTFPLHRLVWANRHRELEAALHSRQHDIEQEDPRGRTPLELAVSLGNLESARVLLRHNANVGKESCQGWAVLQEAVSTGDPEMVQLVLQYRDYQRATQRLAGIPELLNKLRQEDFVQLSGYGLGLWNTYLPFSKHTAPDFYVEMKWEFTSWVPLVSKMCPSDVYRVWKRGESLRVDTSLLGFEHMTWQRGRRSFIFRGQEAGALVMEVDHDRQVVHTETLGLTLQEPEALLAAMRPSEEHVASRLTSPIVSTHLDTRNVAFERNKCGIWGWRSEKMETVSGYEAKVYSATNVELVTRTRTEHLSDQDKSRSKENSQWRGAFWDSGPKSAHELPPLLLRGEDSVPVLPRDGTAALLPQWAISPNEYFDPNFNLESRNIGRPIEMSSKVQRFKATLWLSEEHPLSLGDQVTPIIDLMAISNAHFAKLRDFITLRLPPGFPVKIEIPLFHVLNARITFSNLCGCDEPLSSVWVPAPSSGPAVTASGSPFPCEVDPAVFEVPEGYSVLGTERSEPLRDEDDDLLQFAIQQSLLEAGTEAEQVTIWEALTNTRPGTHPPPQATAYEEQLQLERRVPPLGLLPEPWHSPVRSRLPCLAWKGPPGEPADVLGAQGPGIPS; encoded by the exons ATGGCCGCTGGGCAACGCCTCTGCTGTCCGGGTCGCGCGCGGGCCCGGCTGCGGTTGCTATGGCCGCGGGAGGGGAAGAGGCGCACAGCCCGACGCCCCGCCCCGGCGCAGCCCCGCCTGCCCGCCCGCGCATTTCGCCCTCCCAGCCGTCTGCGCCGCCGCTGCTCTTGCCACTGCCGCGGGGACGCAGGGCTGCGGTGGGCGCAGCTGAGGCGGGGCGCGGACCGGAGGCGAGTGGCCCGCGCCAGGCCCGAAACCCAGGCGGGGCCGGGCCGCCCCCGTCGCGCCCGCCCTCCCTCCCGGGATGCGGCGCTGAGGCCCAGCATGGCCGGCCCGGGCCCCACCTTCCCGCTGCACCGGCTGGTCTGGGCGAACCGGCACCGCGAACTGGAGGCCGCACTGCACAGCCGCCAG CACGACATTGAACAGGAGGATCCACGGGGGCGCACCCCCCTGGAACTGGCCGTGTCCCTCGGGAACCTGGAGTCCGCTAGAGTCCTGCTTCGACACAATGCCAATGTGGGCAAAGAGAGCTGCCAGGGTTGGGCAG TCCTGCAGGAGGCCGTCAGCACTGGGGACCCTGAGATGGTGCAGCTGGTGCTCCAGTATCGGGACTACCAGAGGGCCACACAGAGGCTGGCTGGAATTCCGGAACTGCTCAACAAGCTCCGCCAG GAGGATTTTGTCCAGCTCAGTGGATATGGCCTAGGCCTCTGGAATACCTATCTCCCCTTCTCAAAGCACACG GCCCCTGATTTCTACGTGGAGATGAAGTGGGAGTTCACCAGCTGGG TGCCCCTTGTGTCCAAGATGTGTCCGAGTGACGTGTATCGGGTATGGAAGCGGGGTGAGAGCCTCCGGGTGGACACCAGTCTCCTGGGCTTTGAGCATATGACCTGGCAGCGTGGCCGGAGAAGCTTCATCTTCAGGGGCCAGG AGGCAGGAGCCTTGGTGATGGAAGTGGACCACGACCGGCAGGTGGTGCACACAGAGACACTGGGGCTCACCCTGCAGGAACCAGAAGCACTGCTTGCTGCCATGCGGCCCAGTGAGGAGCATGTGGCCAGTCGCCTCACCTCTCCTATTGTCTCCACCCACCTGGACACTCGTAATGTGGCTTTTGAGAG GAACAAATGTGGTATCTGGGGCTGGCGGTCTGAGAAGATGGAAACCGTTAGCGGCTACGAGGCCAAG GTGTATAGTGCCACCAATGTGGAGCTGGTGACACGCACACGTACGGAGCATCTTTCTGATCAGGACAAGTCGAGGAGCAAAG AAAACTCCCAGTGGAGGGGGGCATTCTGGGACAGTGGGCCAAAGTCTGCTCATGAGCTCCCACCCCTTCTCCTCAGGGGGGAAGACTCCGTTCCAGTCCTTCCTCGGGATGGCACAGCAGCACTCCTCCCACAGTGGG CTATTTCCCCCAACGAATACTTCGACCCCAACTTCAACCTGGAGTCGAGGAACATCGGCCGCCCCATTGAAATGTCCAGCAAAGTACAGAG GTTCAAGGCAACACTGTGGCTGAGTGAGGAGCATCCCCTCTCCCTGGGTGACCAGGTGACGCCCATCATTGACCTGATGGCCATCAGCAACGCTCACTTTGCCAAGCTGCGTGACTTCATTACCCTACGCCTCCCGCCTGGCTTCCCAGTCAAGATCG AGATTCCCCTTTTCCACGTGCTAAACGCCCGCATCACCTTCAGCAACCTGTGTGGCTGTGACGAGCCCTTGAGCTCCGTGTGGGTACCGGCCCCCAGCTCTGGCCCTGCTGTCACAGCCTCAG GGAGCCCTTTCCCGTGCGAGGTGGACCCCGCTGTGTTTGAGGTCCCTGAGGGATACAGTGTGCTGGGCACAGAGCGCAGTGAGCCCCTTCGTGATGAAGACGACGATCTGCTGCAGTTTGCCATCCAACAGAGCCTGCTTGAGGCTGGCACAGAGGCGGAGCAG GTGACCATCTGGGAAGCCCTGACCAACACCCGGCCTGgcacccaccctcctccccaaGCCACGGCCTATGAGGAGCAGCTTCAGCTGGAGCG CCGTGTCCCACCCCTTGGCCTCCTCCCTGAGCCTTGGCACTCACCGGTCCGCTCTCGCCTCCCGTGCCTTGCCTGGAAGGGCCCTCCAGGAGAGCCTGCGGACGTCCTCGGAGCCCAGGGGCCCGGGATCCCCTCATAG